Proteins from one Streptosporangium becharense genomic window:
- a CDS encoding aldehyde dehydrogenase family protein produces the protein MAEPELTRSGAAGPELTESGAAEAEPTRSGVTEPARLAVRKTYKLYIGGAFPRSESGRSYPVTSSEGDFLANASKASRKDARDAVTAARKAFGGWSGATPYNRGQILYRVAEMLESRRAQFAAELAATGTADPGRVVDAAVDRLVWYAGWSDKIAAVAGSANPVAGPYFNLSSPEPTGVVAVVAPDEPLLGLVSTVAPVIVTGNTCVVIASERAPLPSITLAEVLATSDLPGGVVNVLTGSVREIAPWLAAHMDVNAIDLAGVADEGLAVACEEAAAENLKRVLRPAGAADWFADPGTRRLTAFLETKTVWHPTAV, from the coding sequence CGGAGCGGGGCGGCCGGACCCGAGCTCACGGAAAGCGGGGCGGCGGAGGCCGAGCCCACGCGGAGCGGAGTCACCGAGCCCGCGCGGCTGGCCGTGCGCAAGACGTACAAGCTGTACATCGGCGGGGCGTTCCCGCGGTCGGAGAGCGGAAGGTCCTACCCCGTGACCTCCTCTGAGGGCGACTTCCTGGCCAATGCCTCCAAGGCGTCCCGCAAGGACGCCCGCGACGCGGTGACGGCCGCGCGCAAGGCGTTCGGCGGCTGGTCCGGGGCCACCCCGTACAACCGCGGGCAGATCCTCTACCGCGTCGCGGAGATGCTCGAAAGCCGTCGGGCCCAGTTCGCCGCCGAGTTGGCGGCGACCGGGACGGCCGATCCCGGCCGGGTCGTGGACGCGGCCGTCGACCGGCTGGTCTGGTACGCCGGGTGGTCCGACAAGATCGCCGCGGTGGCCGGTTCCGCCAACCCGGTCGCCGGGCCGTACTTCAACCTCTCCTCGCCGGAGCCGACCGGTGTGGTCGCGGTGGTCGCCCCGGACGAGCCGCTGCTCGGGCTCGTCTCGACGGTGGCCCCGGTGATCGTCACGGGCAACACCTGTGTGGTGATCGCGAGCGAGCGGGCGCCGCTGCCCTCGATCACCCTCGCCGAGGTGCTCGCCACCTCCGACCTTCCCGGCGGGGTGGTCAACGTCCTCACCGGCTCGGTCCGGGAGATCGCCCCCTGGCTGGCCGCGCACATGGACGTCAACGCGATCGACCTGGCCGGGGTCGCCGACGAGGGCCTGGCGGTCGCGTGCGAGGAGGCCGCGGCGGAGAACCTCAAGCGCGTCCTGCGTCCCGCGGGGGCGGCCGACTGGTTCGCCGACCCCGGAACCAGGCGCCTGACGGCCTTCCTGGAGACCAAGACCGTCTGGCACCCCACC